A stretch of Petrotoga mexicana DSM 14811 DNA encodes these proteins:
- the clpP gene encoding ATP-dependent Clp endopeptidase proteolytic subunit ClpP gives MAIPMPVVIETEGRYERAYDIYSRLLKDRIVFLGTPINDDVANLIVAQLLFLESQDPDKDIFLYINSPGGSVTAGLGIYDTMQYVKPDISTICIGQAASMGAVLLAAGTKGKRYSLPYSRIMIHQPWGGAEGTAMDIQIHAREILRLKDDLNNILSKHTGQSLEKIEKDTERDFFMNAQEALNYGLIDKVITTKSEATKENNKK, from the coding sequence ATGGCAATACCTATGCCGGTAGTTATAGAAACTGAAGGAAGATACGAAAGGGCTTATGATATCTATTCTAGATTGTTGAAAGATAGAATAGTTTTTTTAGGAACACCGATAAACGATGATGTAGCTAATCTAATAGTTGCCCAGTTACTCTTTTTAGAATCTCAAGATCCAGACAAAGATATTTTTTTATACATAAACTCTCCTGGAGGTTCTGTAACCGCAGGATTAGGCATATACGATACAATGCAGTATGTTAAACCGGATATTTCAACTATATGTATAGGTCAGGCTGCTTCTATGGGAGCTGTTTTGTTGGCCGCTGGGACAAAAGGTAAAAGGTATTCTTTACCTTATTCAAGAATAATGATACATCAACCATGGGGTGGCGCCGAAGGAACAGCGATGGATATACAAATCCACGCTAGAGAAATTTTAAGATTAAAAGATGACCTAAACAACATACTTAGTAAACATACTGGACAATCTTTAGAAAAAATAGAAAAAGATACCGAGAGAGACTTTTTTATGAACGCGCAAGAAGCTTTAAACTATGGTCTTATAGATAAAGTAATAACAACGAAGAGTGAAGCCACTAAAGAAAACAACAAAAAATAA
- a CDS encoding extracellular matrix/biofilm biosynthesis regulator RemA family protein, protein MFIAVGKGVFVPTERIHSVVPDSFVQFGKIKKIYQGIDVVTQFGDENELENLPPPLSASVSLIDASYGKAVKSIIYMDSGQIVLSTLEAKKIIEKIKKGRR, encoded by the coding sequence ATGTTTATAGCGGTTGGAAAAGGTGTTTTTGTGCCTACAGAGAGAATTCATTCTGTAGTTCCAGACTCCTTTGTTCAGTTTGGTAAAATAAAAAAGATCTATCAAGGAATAGATGTAGTTACTCAATTTGGAGATGAAAACGAGTTAGAAAATTTGCCACCTCCATTAAGTGCTTCAGTCAGTTTGATTGACGCTTCATATGGCAAAGCGGTCAAATCAATTATTTATATGGATAGTGGTCAAATAGTGTTATCTACACTCGAAGCCAAAAAAATTATAGAAAAGATCAAGAAAGGAAGGCGATAA
- the xseA gene encoding exodeoxyribonuclease VII large subunit, with protein MLFPQQEEFKFESIQELIEYLNSIFSSSPLYRQEIEVIGDVTHAKYSKRGDLYVELSQRVRSSNYSITIIFSQSAVPYVFKHCRIDSEKELLNKRWKFQGIVNFWKREAKYVVSGSSIIPLGASEIEKKKKEILKKLEKSNLLRKVEHELVELDPIKKIAVISSPTAAGFGDFQKNINHSRFIPIVHLYPAPMQGAETVPGIKKALFAILKSGIDYNVVVIIRGGGSKSDLMYFDDFELGSLIAKFSRKIPVLTGIGHEQDSTIPDFVSWKNYSTPTEVSRDIVNQINYFTDTLETLEKNITYSFTNIYSQMENLLSFNTINNIKYYLGRELINLFRTLDEDQLSINRKINQMIESSEKSISLNKLVSIQRFIEYSIKTYNQNIISTTNEIISELKSKFEISERILFSTFQELTKSSPFAAFLNNGVLVKKGEEIIDSVEKLQRKDEVKLIFKDGEADSSIEKIQKW; from the coding sequence TTGTTATTTCCCCAACAAGAAGAATTCAAGTTTGAAAGTATACAAGAGTTGATAGAATATTTGAACAGTATCTTCAGCAGTTCTCCTCTTTACAGACAAGAGATCGAGGTTATTGGTGATGTTACTCATGCAAAGTACAGTAAAAGAGGGGACCTCTACGTTGAACTTTCTCAAAGAGTGAGAAGTTCAAATTATTCAATAACTATTATTTTCAGCCAATCTGCTGTTCCATATGTTTTTAAACATTGCAGAATTGACAGCGAAAAAGAGCTCCTCAATAAAAGGTGGAAGTTTCAGGGCATTGTTAACTTTTGGAAAAGAGAAGCTAAGTATGTAGTATCAGGTTCATCAATAATACCTTTAGGTGCTTCTGAAATAGAAAAGAAAAAGAAAGAAATATTGAAAAAGCTCGAAAAGAGCAATTTGCTAAGGAAAGTGGAACATGAACTAGTAGAACTAGATCCAATAAAAAAGATAGCCGTTATTAGTTCACCAACCGCTGCAGGTTTTGGGGATTTTCAAAAAAACATTAATCATTCTAGGTTCATTCCTATTGTACATTTATATCCTGCTCCTATGCAGGGAGCAGAAACGGTACCTGGGATCAAAAAAGCTCTGTTCGCTATTTTAAAATCGGGTATTGATTATAATGTAGTTGTGATAATCAGAGGGGGCGGTTCAAAAAGCGACCTGATGTATTTTGATGATTTTGAACTTGGTTCCCTTATAGCAAAGTTTAGCCGAAAGATCCCTGTTCTTACAGGAATAGGTCACGAGCAAGATTCTACTATCCCTGATTTTGTTAGTTGGAAAAACTATTCAACACCAACGGAAGTATCGAGAGATATAGTCAATCAAATTAACTATTTCACAGATACTCTAGAAACTCTAGAAAAAAATATAACCTATTCTTTTACCAATATTTATTCCCAGATGGAGAACTTACTTTCTTTCAATACAATTAACAATATTAAATATTACCTCGGTAGAGAATTAATAAATTTGTTCAGAACTTTGGACGAGGATCAACTTAGCATTAATAGAAAGATCAACCAAATGATTGAAAGTAGTGAAAAATCAATCTCTCTAAACAAATTAGTCTCTATTCAAAGGTTTATAGAATATAGCATCAAAACTTACAATCAGAATATAATAAGTACAACGAATGAAATTATTTCTGAGTTGAAAAGTAAGTTCGAAATATCAGAAAGGATTTTATTTAGTACTTTTCAAGAACTTACTAAGTCGAGTCCTTTTGCTGCTTTTTTAAATAACGGAGTTTTGGTAAAAAAAGGTGAAGAGATCATTGATAGTGTTGAAAAATTACAAAGAAAAGATGAGGTTAAATTAATATTTAAAGATGGGGAAGCGGATTCGAGCATCGAAAAGATTCAAAAATGGTGA
- the rsmI gene encoding 16S rRNA (cytidine(1402)-2'-O)-methyltransferase, with protein sequence MGKLILVGTPIGNFEDITLRALKTLKEADLILTEDKRVALKLINHFELGKKELFTFNEANSEKIMDTVLSLIESHNITALVSDAGMPVLADPGFNLVKRCWEKGIPIDVVPGPSALTSALAVSGFPASKFLFLGFLPRDKKLRRLLREIKEFEYPIVFFESPNRIKKTLQEILENFGDIDVLVAREMTKLYQEFFKGKISEGIKFFGSKDQVKGELTVVISPTRRIQV encoded by the coding sequence ATGGGGAAATTAATTCTAGTTGGCACGCCCATTGGTAATTTTGAAGATATTACATTAAGAGCCTTAAAAACCTTGAAAGAAGCTGACTTGATACTCACCGAGGACAAGAGGGTTGCCTTGAAATTGATAAACCATTTTGAACTTGGGAAAAAGGAGTTATTCACTTTCAACGAGGCAAACTCAGAAAAGATTATGGACACAGTTCTATCTTTGATCGAAAGTCATAATATAACAGCCTTAGTGTCAGATGCGGGGATGCCTGTTTTAGCTGACCCTGGTTTTAACTTGGTAAAAAGATGTTGGGAAAAAGGGATTCCAATAGATGTGGTGCCAGGACCTTCTGCCTTAACTTCTGCTTTAGCTGTGAGTGGATTCCCTGCTTCGAAGTTTTTGTTCTTAGGTTTTTTACCTCGGGATAAAAAATTGAGAAGACTTTTGAGAGAGATAAAAGAGTTCGAATATCCAATTGTTTTTTTTGAATCTCCAAATAGAATAAAAAAAACTTTACAAGAGATTTTGGAAAATTTTGGAGATATAGATGTACTCGTTGCCCGAGAAATGACGAAGCTTTATCAAGAATTTTTTAAAGGGAAGATTTCTGAAGGGATAAAATTTTTCGGATCCAAAGATCAAGTGAAAGGAGAGCTCACCGTTGTTATTTCCCCAACAAGAAGAATTCAAGTTTGA
- the acpP gene encoding acyl carrier protein: MTKDELFEKVKEIIVDTLSVDEDEVTLDASFTDDLDADSLELVDLTMAFESEFGVTIEDEELEKIKTVENAVNLLTEKLNIDDED; encoded by the coding sequence ATGACAAAAGATGAGTTGTTCGAAAAAGTAAAAGAAATAATCGTAGATACATTGAGTGTCGACGAGGATGAAGTTACATTGGATGCCTCATTTACCGATGATTTAGACGCGGATTCTTTAGAGTTAGTGGATTTAACCATGGCATTTGAGTCTGAATTCGGGGTAACAATCGAGGATGAAGAGTTAGAAAAAATCAAAACCGTTGAAAATGCGGTTAATTTATTAACTGAAAAATTGAATATTGACGATGAGGATTGA
- a CDS encoding CTP synthase — MAEKYIIVTGGVLSGIGKGVVSASIGRLLKELGLKVNSLKIDPYLNVDAGTMNPNQHGEVFVTEDGYEADLDLGHYERFLGIEMKSFNNMTAGQVYKYVIEKEREGKYLGATVQMVPHVTERIKERIEEIDTEVLLIEIGGTVGDIEGEIFLEAVRELSFEKGRENFMFIHVTFVPYLHVTNEFKTKPTQQSVQLLRRIGIQPDMLLVRTEKEIDLSSLEKVALFGGVPLEYVVNLPDLANVYEVPEMLYEKNIHALITSKLNLDTSKEVGVLSWKCPKTFKNLKIAMICKYLGTDDAYKSIMESVFLSGAKRPDLINSEELEEMNEEEIKILLSKYEGIIIPGGFGARGIEGKIKAIKYARENNVPLLGICLGMQLMVIEYARNVFGYKEANSTEFDENTPYPVIDLMEEQKKMLNLGGTMRLGAQNIEILPNTKLHEIYGGKNSVFERHRHRYEVNYKEFDNMFEKGKNTPNKLSISAMTDFVEAIELSSHPFYIGIQYHPEFKTKVGDPHPIFKAFIEAIEQNK, encoded by the coding sequence ATGGCTGAAAAATATATTATAGTAACTGGCGGCGTACTCAGTGGTATAGGAAAAGGAGTCGTTTCCGCTTCGATAGGAAGGCTTTTAAAAGAACTGGGGTTAAAAGTCAATTCATTGAAAATAGATCCTTATCTAAATGTAGATGCAGGAACTATGAACCCCAATCAACATGGAGAAGTTTTTGTGACAGAAGATGGTTACGAAGCAGACCTTGATTTGGGCCATTATGAGAGATTTTTAGGGATAGAGATGAAAAGTTTCAATAATATGACAGCAGGTCAAGTATATAAATATGTTATCGAAAAAGAAAGGGAAGGAAAGTATTTAGGAGCCACCGTTCAGATGGTACCCCACGTCACCGAAAGGATAAAGGAAAGGATCGAAGAGATAGACACAGAAGTCTTGCTCATTGAAATAGGGGGTACTGTTGGCGATATTGAAGGTGAAATATTTTTAGAGGCTGTAAGAGAGCTATCTTTCGAGAAAGGTCGAGAAAATTTTATGTTTATACATGTAACTTTTGTTCCGTATTTACATGTTACCAACGAATTTAAAACTAAGCCAACTCAGCAATCCGTTCAACTTTTAAGAAGGATAGGAATCCAACCAGATATGCTTTTGGTAAGAACGGAAAAAGAGATAGATCTTTCCAGTCTTGAAAAAGTAGCTTTGTTTGGAGGCGTTCCTTTAGAGTATGTCGTCAACCTTCCAGATTTAGCCAACGTTTATGAAGTCCCAGAAATGCTCTATGAAAAGAATATTCATGCCCTCATTACCAGTAAATTGAATTTGGATACATCAAAAGAAGTAGGGGTATTAAGTTGGAAATGTCCCAAAACATTTAAAAACCTAAAAATTGCTATGATTTGCAAGTATTTAGGTACCGATGATGCCTACAAGAGCATAATGGAAAGTGTTTTTTTAAGCGGCGCTAAAAGGCCTGATTTAATTAACTCCGAAGAACTGGAAGAAATGAATGAAGAGGAAATCAAAATACTTTTAAGTAAATATGAAGGTATAATTATCCCAGGTGGATTTGGAGCAAGAGGAATAGAAGGAAAGATAAAAGCTATAAAATATGCTCGTGAAAATAATGTTCCTCTTCTAGGGATTTGTCTAGGTATGCAACTAATGGTCATTGAGTATGCTAGAAATGTTTTTGGCTACAAAGAAGCTAATTCTACAGAATTCGACGAAAATACTCCTTATCCTGTTATCGATTTGATGGAAGAACAAAAAAAGATGTTGAATTTGGGTGGTACCATGAGACTAGGCGCTCAAAATATTGAAATACTTCCAAACACGAAACTTCACGAAATTTATGGAGGAAAAAATTCTGTCTTTGAAAGGCATAGACACCGTTATGAAGTCAATTACAAAGAGTTCGACAACATGTTTGAAAAAGGGAAAAATACTCCTAATAAACTTTCTATTTCCGCCATGACAGATTTCGTTGAAGCCATTGAACTGAGTTCTCATCCTTTTTATATTGGTATTCAATACCATCCGGAATTTAAAACAAAAGTTGGAGATCCGCATCCTATCTTTAAAGCATTTATTGAAGCGATTGAACAAAATAAGTGA
- a CDS encoding alpha-amylase family glycosyl hydrolase: MTFYELYLRSFYDSNGDGLGDLQGLKQKLDYLCDLGIDYVWLLPIMKSPAFHGYTVSNFFEVNPVYGDLKDLRETLQEGHKKGIKFILDFPINHVAVTSEWFQRALRGEEPYKNWFIWANEKADLEEKRHWDESKIWQKIGDRYFYGIFGPASPDLNFESKELWDEIKRIFKFWLDNGFDGFRLDAAKHIFDFDIEKMRFHYQHEKNIEFWKEMVSYIKSIKNDALVISEVWDAPEIVRKYEGIFDIGFNFPLAEDLKMTLKNESPQDLVETLKKCMTEYLPNGKVLSMSGNFLTNHDMTRILSDLKDVGKVKLGFSILYTLPGIPFIYYGEETGMKGIPVDVNFTEDSQEPFHWYENGFGPGQTEWKGYKFNPPYSGESVEEQINEKNSILNTIKNLIKFRKSNPWIDDARIEILNFDQNMVKLRCYSQLNEFIAYYNLKSSKCSVLLENGEELLSIGNNKVTQGYVELSHYGVYLMKKS; this comes from the coding sequence ATGACTTTTTATGAATTGTATTTACGTTCTTTTTATGATTCAAATGGTGACGGCCTAGGAGATTTACAGGGATTAAAACAAAAATTGGATTACCTTTGCGATTTGGGAATAGATTATGTCTGGTTGTTACCGATTATGAAATCTCCAGCTTTCCACGGTTATACAGTCTCCAATTTTTTCGAGGTTAACCCTGTTTATGGAGATCTAAAAGATTTAAGAGAGACATTACAAGAGGGGCATAAGAAAGGTATCAAATTTATCCTTGATTTTCCTATTAATCACGTTGCAGTAACATCAGAATGGTTTCAACGCGCACTTAGGGGAGAAGAGCCCTACAAAAATTGGTTCATTTGGGCTAACGAGAAGGCTGATTTAGAAGAAAAAAGACATTGGGACGAAAGTAAAATATGGCAAAAGATAGGTGACAGATATTTTTACGGCATCTTCGGTCCCGCCTCACCTGACCTTAATTTTGAAAGTAAAGAATTATGGGATGAGATAAAAAGAATCTTTAAATTCTGGTTAGATAATGGTTTTGATGGCTTCAGATTGGATGCCGCAAAACATATTTTTGATTTTGACATTGAAAAGATGAGGTTCCATTACCAGCATGAAAAAAATATCGAATTCTGGAAAGAGATGGTTAGCTATATAAAATCCATAAAAAACGATGCCTTAGTTATAAGTGAGGTATGGGATGCACCGGAAATAGTAAGAAAGTACGAAGGAATATTCGATATAGGTTTCAACTTCCCACTTGCAGAGGATTTAAAGATGACCTTAAAAAATGAGTCCCCTCAGGATCTGGTAGAAACATTGAAAAAATGTATGACAGAGTATCTGCCAAATGGTAAGGTCCTATCTATGTCAGGTAATTTCTTAACTAATCACGATATGACAAGGATTCTATCTGACTTAAAGGATGTAGGGAAAGTAAAGTTAGGTTTTTCAATTCTTTATACCCTTCCAGGGATTCCTTTCATCTATTATGGCGAGGAAACAGGAATGAAAGGTATCCCAGTTGATGTTAATTTTACCGAAGACAGTCAAGAACCATTTCATTGGTATGAAAATGGTTTTGGACCTGGTCAAACAGAATGGAAAGGGTATAAATTTAACCCTCCTTACTCTGGCGAATCTGTAGAAGAACAGATAAACGAAAAAAATTCTATTTTAAATACCATAAAAAATTTGATTAAATTTAGAAAGTCCAATCCGTGGATAGATGATGCACGGATCGAAATTTTGAATTTTGACCAAAATATGGTAAAATTAAGGTGTTATAGCCAATTAAATGAATTTATAGCTTATTACAACCTAAAATCTTCCAAATGCTCCGTTTTGCTCGAAAATGGAGAAGAATTACTGTCTATTGGAAACAATAAAGTTACACAAGGTTATGTTGAACTTTCACATTACGGTGTTTATTTAATGAAAAAAAGTTGA
- a CDS encoding transglycosylase SLT domain-containing protein, whose protein sequence is MLKKRYSAIIILLTFSLAAFSIYPYVNVNSQEDVKEDITIKTVLFDFISSQYKLAVGKDMPQDRLQLIVSSIMEASKIFEISPLMIAAIIDTETNFKNIIGSYGEVGYMQLRPSTAQFVVNKYYDLFASLNYTETSLDWIEDRLLLDPRYNILVGTAYLKYLMETHGDTYKAIGWYNGGGNDYYANKVVYKINRIAIKYPVI, encoded by the coding sequence ATGCTCAAAAAACGTTATTCAGCTATTATAATACTCTTAACGTTTTCATTGGCAGCGTTCTCTATATACCCCTATGTAAATGTTAACAGTCAAGAGGATGTCAAAGAAGATATAACGATTAAAACCGTTTTATTCGATTTTATTTCATCACAATACAAGCTAGCAGTGGGGAAAGATATGCCGCAAGATAGGTTGCAATTAATTGTTTCCTCCATTATGGAAGCCTCAAAAATCTTTGAAATATCTCCTTTGATGATAGCGGCAATAATAGATACCGAAACAAATTTCAAAAATATTATTGGCAGTTATGGAGAAGTAGGTTACATGCAACTCAGACCATCAACCGCACAGTTTGTTGTAAACAAATATTATGATCTTTTTGCAAGCTTGAATTATACCGAAACGAGTTTGGATTGGATTGAAGATAGACTTTTATTAGATCCAAGGTATAACATACTTGTTGGGACGGCTTATTTGAAGTATTTGATGGAAACTCACGGTGATACTTACAAAGCCATAGGTTGGTACAATGGTGGTGGAAATGATTATTACGCGAATAAAGTGGTTTATAAAATAAACAGAATTGCTATTAAATATCCGGTTATTTAA
- a CDS encoding ATP phosphoribosyltransferase regulatory subunit — protein sequence MKKDIFAESQKLSNIVNKIRSVLIEHDFYELFPPSITKYSENLIKGLKFADGRNFYLLKPDVTSWLIDMDKVEEKEKVFYISEVLDENLSGVWQFGFEILNGEEVKIEEEILRLTIEILSLLDIKNFFIDVSSIRSWERILKAVPQYRDKILRAVELRNFEIIENLPLDEEVNLSIATLFNYRGKETNIPKLNTIIKNINDPRIYIDLGTMKYMNYYEDVVFEIYSPDNGYLLGNGGQYKINGKYSCGMALNLDIIGEMMR from the coding sequence ATGAAAAAAGACATCTTCGCTGAATCTCAAAAACTATCAAATATTGTTAACAAAATCAGAAGTGTACTAATTGAACACGATTTTTATGAACTGTTTCCACCTTCCATAACAAAGTATTCCGAAAATTTAATAAAGGGGCTAAAATTTGCGGATGGAAGAAATTTTTACCTTTTGAAACCTGATGTGACTTCCTGGCTGATCGACATGGATAAAGTAGAAGAAAAAGAAAAAGTATTTTACATATCGGAAGTTTTAGATGAAAATTTATCTGGTGTTTGGCAGTTTGGATTTGAAATATTAAATGGAGAAGAAGTCAAAATCGAAGAAGAAATTCTGCGTTTAACCATCGAAATTCTATCACTGTTGGATATAAAAAATTTCTTTATAGACGTAAGCTCAATAAGGAGTTGGGAGAGAATTTTAAAAGCAGTTCCACAATACAGAGATAAAATTTTAAGGGCTGTTGAGCTGAGAAATTTTGAGATCATTGAAAACCTTCCATTGGATGAGGAAGTAAACCTCTCCATAGCAACTCTTTTCAATTACAGAGGAAAAGAAACAAACATTCCAAAATTAAACACAATAATTAAAAACATTAACGACCCCAGAATATACATAGACCTTGGAACAATGAAATACATGAATTACTATGAAGATGTTGTATTTGAAATCTATTCACCAGATAATGGTTACCTTTTAGGCAACGGTGGCCAATACAAGATAAACGGCAAATATTCGTGTGGAATGGCTTTAAATTTGGATATTATAGGAGAGATGATGAGATGA
- the hisG gene encoding ATP phosphoribosyltransferase, producing the protein MSTALPSGRLLEDSKDFLKKIGINVKEPANRELISYENGYTFYFPRAFDVPVYVENGVDIGICGSDVVLERNNEVYIPLELPFGKCRMSIILPENREISFQKMEGYKIATKYPEITKNFFSEKGLKVKILKLNGAVELAAKTGIADAIVDIVDTGNTIKANNLKEAYKIMDISAVLLVNRITQKTKFDFINDLINKAKNYKNGVKGH; encoded by the coding sequence ATATCAACAGCATTGCCATCAGGAAGATTACTGGAAGACAGCAAAGACTTTTTAAAAAAGATAGGTATTAATGTTAAAGAACCTGCTAACAGAGAACTTATATCATATGAAAATGGTTATACCTTCTATTTTCCTAGAGCTTTTGATGTACCTGTATACGTAGAAAATGGAGTAGACATTGGGATATGCGGAAGTGACGTTGTCCTTGAGAGAAACAATGAAGTGTATATCCCATTAGAACTACCCTTTGGCAAATGTAGAATGAGCATCATCTTACCGGAAAACAGAGAAATATCTTTTCAAAAGATGGAAGGCTACAAAATAGCAACCAAATACCCTGAAATTACAAAAAATTTCTTTTCTGAAAAGGGTTTAAAAGTGAAAATACTCAAATTAAATGGAGCGGTAGAATTGGCAGCAAAAACCGGTATAGCGGATGCAATAGTAGATATTGTTGATACGGGAAACACGATAAAAGCAAACAATTTAAAAGAAGCATACAAGATAATGGATATCTCTGCGGTACTTTTGGTAAACAGGATAACCCAAAAGACTAAGTTTGATTTTATAAACGATTTAATAAATAAAGCAAAGAATTATAAAAACGGGGTGAAAGGGCACTAA
- the hisD gene encoding histidinol dehydrogenase, whose translation MELQNYVSQILNDIKNNGMLAVKKYSKQFDNYDGDLELKVEEWDIDEEIPAQDKEIIEKTIQRLENYHIKQKTEDILYSNEYNSTYGLINRPINRIGIYVPGGKPLPSSLLMVAIPAKIAGVKEMLITSSPKDGVINPYIIYIAKKLGIKEIYKIGGIQAIAAMTYGIGMKKVDKIFGPGNQYVNEAKRQVFGEVGIDSLAGPSEICVIADETAKPEYILNDLLSQLEHGYESKAFLVTISKELYEYCEREGIDRYLFKSIEDCAAKTNEIAPEHLEIMTKDPESVLPLIQNAGAIYLGDYTPVPAADYFLGVNHVLPTGGAARFSSVLNLSDFTKKISVAKVSKDELLKERYLGIRMAEIEGMHQHKKSMEVRK comes from the coding sequence ATGGAATTACAGAACTACGTTTCACAGATATTAAACGACATAAAAAACAACGGAATGCTTGCAGTAAAAAAGTATTCAAAACAGTTCGATAATTATGATGGTGATTTAGAATTAAAAGTTGAAGAATGGGATATCGACGAAGAAATCCCCGCGCAAGATAAAGAAATTATAGAAAAAACGATTCAAAGATTGGAGAATTACCATATAAAACAAAAAACAGAAGATATCTTGTATTCCAATGAATACAACTCAACTTATGGACTGATTAATAGACCAATAAACAGGATAGGGATTTATGTCCCAGGTGGTAAACCTCTACCTTCGAGTTTGTTGATGGTCGCTATTCCAGCCAAGATTGCAGGTGTAAAAGAAATGTTGATCACTTCCTCTCCAAAAGATGGGGTAATAAACCCTTACATAATTTATATAGCAAAAAAGTTGGGGATAAAAGAAATTTACAAAATTGGTGGAATTCAAGCAATAGCAGCTATGACATACGGCATCGGTATGAAAAAAGTAGATAAAATATTTGGTCCCGGAAATCAATATGTGAATGAAGCAAAACGACAGGTGTTTGGAGAAGTTGGAATAGACAGCTTGGCAGGACCATCAGAAATCTGTGTGATAGCCGATGAGACAGCTAAACCAGAATACATTTTAAACGACTTACTCTCCCAACTTGAACATGGTTATGAATCTAAAGCTTTCTTGGTCACTATATCAAAAGAATTATACGAATATTGTGAAAGAGAAGGGATAGATAGATACCTTTTCAAAAGTATAGAAGATTGTGCAGCTAAAACCAACGAAATAGCACCTGAGCACTTAGAAATAATGACAAAAGATCCTGAATCAGTACTACCACTCATACAAAATGCTGGAGCTATTTATTTAGGTGATTACACACCTGTACCTGCAGCAGATTATTTCTTGGGAGTTAACCACGTACTGCCAACGGGTGGTGCGGCACGTTTCTCCTCCGTATTAAACCTATCAGATTTTACAAAAAAAATATCCGTTGCAAAAGTGAGTAAAGACGAGTTGTTAAAAGAGAGGTACTTAGGTATAAGAATGGCGGAAATCGAAGGTATGCACCAACACAAAAAATCTATGGAGGTGAGGAAATGA
- the hisB gene encoding imidazoleglycerol-phosphate dehydratase HisB, translating to MRRKTDETDIEINYSKELFIDTGDPVLNHLLKTLFYYMEKNIIIKAKFDLNHHLWEDMGITIGQFLKNEVEGKKIKRFGTSILPMDDALILVSVDISRSYTNIDINIKDAEKGFELGNFKELVLGLSRYLQSTIHIKQINGENAHHIIEASFKALGSALKTALEPSDKHESTNRVYEV from the coding sequence ATGAGAAGAAAAACTGACGAAACAGACATAGAAATAAATTATTCTAAAGAATTATTTATTGATACCGGAGATCCTGTGTTAAATCATTTATTGAAAACCCTATTCTACTACATGGAGAAGAATATAATCATCAAGGCAAAGTTCGATCTTAATCACCATTTATGGGAAGATATGGGAATAACAATCGGCCAATTTTTAAAGAACGAAGTGGAAGGAAAGAAGATAAAAAGGTTTGGAACCTCCATCCTACCAATGGACGACGCCCTTATTCTCGTTTCCGTTGATATTTCAAGATCCTATACAAATATAGATATCAACATCAAAGATGCTGAAAAAGGTTTTGAATTAGGGAACTTCAAAGAATTAGTTCTAGGGTTATCAAGGTATTTACAATCAACTATCCATATAAAGCAAATAAATGGTGAAAACGCTCATCATATAATCGAAGCTTCTTTCAAGGCATTGGGTAGCGCTTTAAAAACTGCCCTTGAACCAAGTGACAAACACGAAAGTACAAATAGAGTTTACGAAGTATAG